A window of the Brassica oleracea var. oleracea cultivar TO1000 chromosome C1, BOL, whole genome shotgun sequence genome harbors these coding sequences:
- the LOC106310014 gene encoding probable receptor-like protein kinase At1g80640 isoform X1: MRKILPLLLKVLVIQFLCSVYACTASHPPASQPSLSPVYTSMASFSPGIQMGSRGQEHNKLLIALIISSSSLGLIVFCCLCFWAVYRSKQFPKPTKNSESGISLPKKGFMQSFDYKTLEKATGGFKDSNLIGRGGFGFVYKACLDNHTLAAVKKIENVSQEAKREFQNEVDLLSKIHHPNIISLLGHTSEISPSFIVYELMEKGSLEAQLHGPSRGSALTWHMRMKIALDTARGVEYLHERCRPPVIHRDIKSSNILLDSSFNAKISDFGLAVTNGMHGKNNIKLSGTLGYVAPEYLLDGKLTDKSDVYSFGVVLLELLLGRRPVEKLSSVQCQSLVTWAMPQLTDRSKLPKIVDPVIKDTMDHKHLYQVAAVAVLCVQPEPSYRPLITDVLHSLVPLVPVELGGTLRLTSSSS, encoded by the exons ATGAGAAAGATTCTTCCTCTACTCCTTAAGGTCTTGGTTATTCAGTTCCTCTGTAGTGTCTATGCTTGTACAGCATCCCATCCACCTGCGTCACAGCCTTCACTTTCTCCCGTCTACACTTCCATGGCTTCCTTCTCTCCAG GAATCCAAATGGGTAGTAGAGGCCAAGAACACAATAAACTTTTAATAGCTCTTATAATCAGCTCCTCGTCTCTAGGACTAATAGTTTTTTGTTGTTTATGCTTTTGGGCTGTTTATCGGTCTAAGCAATTTCCCAAACCGACCAAGAACTCAG AGAGTGGGATTTCATTACCCAAGAAGGGTTTTATGCAGTCCTTCGATTACAAGACACTAGAGAAAGCAACAGGCGGCTTCAAAGACAGTAATCTTATAGGACGAGGCGGGTTTGGATTTGTTTACAAAGCCTGCTTAGACAATCACACCCTAGCCGCGGTTAAGAAGATCGAAAACGTTAGCCAAGAAGCAAAACGGGAGTTTCAG AACGAAGTTGATCTATTGAGCAAGATTCACCATCCCAACATCATCTCACTTCTGGGACATACAAGTGAAATCAGCCCGAGCTTCATCGTTTACGAGCTGATGGAAAAGGGATCTTTGGAGGCACAGTTACACG GACCTTCTCGTGGATCGGCTTTAACATGGCACATGCGGATGAAGATTGCTCTTGATACAGCAAG AGGTGTAGAGTATCTACATGAGCGTTGTCGCCCTCCGGTTATCCACAGAGATATAAAATCTTCAAATATTCTCCTTGATTCTTCCTTCAACGCCAAG ATATCTGATTTTGGACTTGCGGTAACGAACGGGATGCACGGCAAGAACAACATTAAACTATCTGGGACACTTGGTTATGTTGCTCCAGAATATCTCCTAGATG GTAAATTAACGGATAAAAGTGATGTTTACTCATTCGGAGTGGTTCTACTTGAACTGTTGCTGGGAAGGCGACCGGTTGAGAAGTTGAGTTCGGTTCAGTGCCAATCTCTGGTCACTTGG GCAATGCCACAACTTACGGATAGATCAAAGCTTCCTAAAATAGTGGATCCAGTTATCAAAGATACAATGGATCATAAGCATCTATACCAG GTAGCAGCCGTGGCAGTGCTTTGTGTACAGCCAGAACCAAGTTATAGACCGTTGATAACCGATGTTCTTCACTCACTTGTTCCACTGGTTCCGGTAGAGCTAGGAGGAACACTCCGGTTAACATCATCATCGTCCTAA
- the LOC106305052 gene encoding homeobox protein knotted-1-like 5: MSFTSSHLLPPQEDLPLRHFSDQSHQHPQPHFSETPSLLTASFLNLPPAAATADSDFAPPNRGGDSSSAAATNRRWLSFDSSEIQNTGEGRPEVIDGVNADGGGEDWKSASCKAAIVRHPMFEQLLAAHVACLRVATPVDQIPRIDAQLGELHAVAAKYSTLGVVLDNKELDHFMSHYVVLLCSFKEQLQHHVCVHAMEAITACWEIEQSLQSITGVSPSENNGKTMSDDEDDNQVESEVNMFDGSMDGSDCMMGFGPLVPTERERSLLERVKKELKHELKQGFKEKIVDIREEIMRKRRAGKLPGDTTSVLKEWWRTHAKWPYPTEEDKAKLVQETGLQLKQINNWFINQRKRNWNSNSSTSSTPSKNKRKRTGKS; encoded by the exons ATGTCGTTTACCAGCTCCCACCTCCTTCCTCCGCAAGAAGACCTTCCTCTCCGACACTTCTCCGATCAATCCCACCAACACCCGCAGCCTCACTTCTCCGAAACACCGTCCCTCCTCACCGCCAGCTTCCTCAACCTCCCTCCCGCCGCAGCCACGGCGGATTCCGATTTCGCGCCTCCGAATCGCGGCGGAGACAGCTCCTCCGCCGCTGCTACTAACCGACGGTGGCTCTCCTTCGACTCCTCCGAGATCCAAAACACCGGGGAAGGCCGCCCTGAAGTCATCGACGGAGTCAACGCCGACGGAGGAGGCGAGGATTGGAAGAGCGCGAGCTGCAAGGCTGCGATTGTGAGGCATCCGATGTTCGAGCAGCTCCTGGCGGCTCACGTGGCTTGCCTTAGGGTCGCGACTCCCGTTGACCAGATTCCGAGGATCGATGCGCAGCTCGGCGAGTTGCACGCCGTCGCCGCGAAGTACTCCACTCTTGGTGTGGTTTTGGATAACAAGGAGCTTGATCATTTCATG TCACATTATGTTGTTCTCTTATGTTCGTTTAAAGAGCAACTCCAACACCACGTTTGTGTCCACGCAATGGAAGCTATTACGGCTTGTTGGGAGATTGAGCAGTCACTGCAATCCATAACGG GTGTTTCACCAAGTGAAAATAATGGCAAGACAATGTCGGATGATGAAGATGATAATCAAGTAGAGAGCGAGGTGAACATGTTTGATGGAAGCATGGACGGTTCAGATTGCATGATGGGATTCGGTCCACTTGTTCCAACAGAGCGGGAGAGATCTTTGCTGGAACGTGTGAAGAAGGAACTGAAGCATGAGCTTAAACAG GGTTTCAAAGAGAAGATTGTGGACATAAGAGAAGAGATAATGAGGAAGAGAAGGGCAGGAAAGTTGCCGGGAGATACAACATCTGTACTCAAAGAGTGGTGGCGAACTCACGCCAAATGGCCATACCCAACT GAGGAAGATAAGGCAAAACTGGTTCAAGAAACCGGTTTGCAGCTGAAGCAGATTAACAATTGGTTTATCAACCAGAGGAAAAGAAACTGGAACAGCAACTCTTCCACATCATCTACTCCCTCCAAGAACAAACGTAAACG
- the LOC106329224 gene encoding uncharacterized protein At2g39795, mitochondrial-like, whose product MFDGFMSVLRTGLDASGSDVHLHISLLVNISKADGNDEMEFLCSVWPNRIEIQNLYMLRRNKIIPKTYMGPSFGSLKYDFQTAVKEFLRVRGIYGELCFFLHEYMMNKDRIELING is encoded by the exons ATGTTTGATGGGTTTATGTCTGTTCTAAGAACCGGTTTAGATGCTTCAGGGAGCGATGTCCATCTCCACATTAGTTTGCTTGTCAACATTAGCAAGGCTGATGGAAATGATGAGATGGAGTTCCTCTGCTCTGTCTGGCCTAACCGCATCGAAATTCAAAACCTTTACATGCTTAGACGCAACAAAATCATTCCTAAGACTTACATGGGACCCAGTTTCGG GAGTTTGAAGTATGATTTTCAGACGGCGGTTAAAGAGTTTTTGCGAGTAAGAGGAATCTACGGGGAGCTTTGCTTTTTCTTGCATGAGTATATGATGAACAAGGATAGGATTGAGCTCATCAATGGTTGA
- the LOC106310014 gene encoding probable receptor-like protein kinase At1g80640 isoform X2, whose protein sequence is MLVQHPIHLRHSLHFLPSTLPWLPSLQQFPKPTKNSESGISLPKKGFMQSFDYKTLEKATGGFKDSNLIGRGGFGFVYKACLDNHTLAAVKKIENVSQEAKREFQNEVDLLSKIHHPNIISLLGHTSEISPSFIVYELMEKGSLEAQLHGPSRGSALTWHMRMKIALDTARGVEYLHERCRPPVIHRDIKSSNILLDSSFNAKISDFGLAVTNGMHGKNNIKLSGTLGYVAPEYLLDGKLTDKSDVYSFGVVLLELLLGRRPVEKLSSVQCQSLVTWAMPQLTDRSKLPKIVDPVIKDTMDHKHLYQVAAVAVLCVQPEPSYRPLITDVLHSLVPLVPVELGGTLRLTSSSS, encoded by the exons ATGCTTGTACAGCATCCCATCCACCTGCGTCACAGCCTTCACTTTCTCCCGTCTACACTTCCATGGCTTCCTTCTCTCCAG CAATTTCCCAAACCGACCAAGAACTCAG AGAGTGGGATTTCATTACCCAAGAAGGGTTTTATGCAGTCCTTCGATTACAAGACACTAGAGAAAGCAACAGGCGGCTTCAAAGACAGTAATCTTATAGGACGAGGCGGGTTTGGATTTGTTTACAAAGCCTGCTTAGACAATCACACCCTAGCCGCGGTTAAGAAGATCGAAAACGTTAGCCAAGAAGCAAAACGGGAGTTTCAG AACGAAGTTGATCTATTGAGCAAGATTCACCATCCCAACATCATCTCACTTCTGGGACATACAAGTGAAATCAGCCCGAGCTTCATCGTTTACGAGCTGATGGAAAAGGGATCTTTGGAGGCACAGTTACACG GACCTTCTCGTGGATCGGCTTTAACATGGCACATGCGGATGAAGATTGCTCTTGATACAGCAAG AGGTGTAGAGTATCTACATGAGCGTTGTCGCCCTCCGGTTATCCACAGAGATATAAAATCTTCAAATATTCTCCTTGATTCTTCCTTCAACGCCAAG ATATCTGATTTTGGACTTGCGGTAACGAACGGGATGCACGGCAAGAACAACATTAAACTATCTGGGACACTTGGTTATGTTGCTCCAGAATATCTCCTAGATG GTAAATTAACGGATAAAAGTGATGTTTACTCATTCGGAGTGGTTCTACTTGAACTGTTGCTGGGAAGGCGACCGGTTGAGAAGTTGAGTTCGGTTCAGTGCCAATCTCTGGTCACTTGG GCAATGCCACAACTTACGGATAGATCAAAGCTTCCTAAAATAGTGGATCCAGTTATCAAAGATACAATGGATCATAAGCATCTATACCAG GTAGCAGCCGTGGCAGTGCTTTGTGTACAGCCAGAACCAAGTTATAGACCGTTGATAACCGATGTTCTTCACTCACTTGTTCCACTGGTTCCGGTAGAGCTAGGAGGAACACTCCGGTTAACATCATCATCGTCCTAA
- the LOC106318472 gene encoding uncharacterized protein LOC106318472: protein MKKVTSAAAKTLVKDEWVAAAMTDDEMVVELLIRLKHAGTVVSEDPSTNLPPLRWGVRQRRSRSSRFGVNGGVVSLKKDVDSARGSPKTPLSWSGGGSASPSADGFEDTSLQASCSTSTGSGSKAFPANEITSSFSKRLKIKKKSSSELKYQENLKLKERTDLEKEIASLRETFDEQNVRNQRLKRIKLDLNSGRVKNETLVDLAPKPQGESKSCRAEGNETASSENKDSFFFLPDLNMVPTEDEILYGTS from the exons ATGAAGAAAGTTACATCGGCAGCGGCTAAGACGTTGGTCAAGGATGAGTGGGTGGCGGCGGCGATGACAGACGACGAGATGGTCGTGGAGCTTCTTATACGGCTGAAGCATGCGGGGACGGTAGTTTCGGAAGATCCATCGACGAACCTTCCTCCGTTGCGGTGGGGAGTCCGTCAACGGCGGTCACGGTCGTCAAGATTTGGTGTTAACGGCGGCGTCGTTTCGTTGAAGAAGGATGTTGATTCCGCTAGAGGCAGCCCGAAGACGCCGCTCTCCTGGAGCGGCGGCGGATCTGCATCTCCCTCGGCTGATGGATTCGAGGACACTAGTCTCCAAGCGAGCTGCTCCACATCTACAGGATCCGGATCTAAG GCTTTTCCAGCAAATGAAATCACCAGTTCTTTCTCCAAGAGATTGAAGATAAAGAAGAAG TCATCTTCTGAGCTTAAATACCAAGAGAACTTGAAGCTGAAGGAGAGAACCGACCTTGAAAAG GAGATTGCAAGTCTGCGAGAAACGTTCGACGAACAAAACGTAAGGAACCAACGGTTGAAGAGGATTAAG CTTGACTTGAACTCAGGCCGTGTCAAGAATGAAACTCTGGTTGATCTGGCTCCTAAGCCTCAAGGAGAATCAAAATCTTGCAGAGCAGAGGGCAACGAAACCGCTAGCTCGGAAAATAAGGACAGCTTCTTCTTCCTCCCTGATTTGAACATGGTACCAACAGAGGACGAGATATTGTATGGAACTAGCTAA
- the LOC106296177 gene encoding deSI-like protein At4g17486 yields the protein MMFCRNVSVRRKKKKNPGSVPVYLNVYDLTPMNVYGYWLGIGIYHSGLEVHGVEYGYGAHEHSSTGIFKVEPKKCPGFTFRKSILVGETEMKAKEVGSFMEELADEYQGSKYHLITRNCNHFCNDVCLKLTQKSIPSWVNRLARLGFLCNCVLPASLNEMKVKQVGTDGKLLEVGESKKNKKKKKKKKARSRSGPLASSSSDARVDNNKPSHARSISTGNPPCSASFCPLK from the exons ATGATGTTTTGCAGAAACGTCTCCGTGAGACGGAAGAAGAAGAAGAATCCTGGATCGGTGCCTGTTTATCTCAATGTTTACGATCTCACCCCTATGAATGTTTACGGTTATTGGCTCGGAATCGGAATCTATCACTCTGGTCTTGAAG TTCATGGGGTTGAATATGGATATGGGGCACACGAGCATTCAAGCACTGGGATCTTCAAAGTGGAGCCAAAGAAGTGTCCTGGTTTCACATTCAGGAAATCGATCCTGGTGGGTGAGACGGAGATGAAGGCGAAAGAAGTTGGAAGCTTTATGGAGGAACTAGCAGATGAGTACCAGGGGAGCAAGTACCACCTCATCACAAGGAACTGTAATCATTTCTGTAACGATGTTTGTTTAAAACTAACTCAAAAGTCAATCCCTAGTTGGGTCAACCGTCTTGCTCGCTTAG GTTTCCTCTGCAATTGTGTGTTACCGGCTAGCTTGAACGAGATGAAAGTGAAGCAGGTAGGTACAGACGGGAAGCTCTTGGAGGTAGGAGAAAGTAAAAAGAATAAAAAGAAGAAGAAGAAAAAGAAGGCGAGAAGCAGATCGGGTCCTTTAGCTTCTTCTTCATCTGATGCACGGGTAGATAATAATAAGCCTTCACATGCAAGATCAATATCAACCGGTAATCCTCCTTGTTCTGCTTCTTTTTGTCCTTTGAAGTAA
- the LOC106295761 gene encoding 60S ribosomal protein L39-1-like → MPSHKSFMIKKKLAKKMRQNRPIPHWIRLRTDNTIRYNAKRRNWRRTKLGF, encoded by the exons ATG CCGTCGCACAAGTCGTTTATGATAAAGAAGAAGCTGGCTAAGAAGATGAGGCAAAACAGGCCTATTCCCCACTGGATTCGTCTTCGTACCGACAACACTATCAG GTACAATGCCAAGCGCAGGAACTGGCGCAGAACCAAGCTCGGATTCTAA
- the LOC106312886 gene encoding serine/arginine repetitive matrix protein 1 — MGVAVLNPQDYLKQPFSHMKYPRKHTACPNRHQKKPVPNRTRRSPPRNQTTRSPPKAPPPPPQRAAVSSYVPKGTVEKSPTKNVVVGQVRILKRGEEIPKKTLELVVEKTDLVVEKTDLVVEKPDLVSTQRIGPDPCLIPSQIRLPDRKSNKTVVPFYAGPVTMTSPPPSDVPLPAFFTTKKDATNHIIKLLRLDVACMSLQ; from the coding sequence ATGGGCGTAGCTGTTCTAAATCCACAAGACTATCTCAAACAACCTTTCTCCCACATGAAGTATCCTCGTAAGCACACCGCATGCCCCAACAGGCATCAGAAGAAGCCGGTTCCAAACCGCACGCGCCGGAGTCCTCCGCGCAATCAGACAACCAGATCTCCTCCTAAAGCGCCGCCTCCTCCTCCTCAACGCGCCGCCGTCTCTTCTTACGTTCCGAAGGGAACGGTTGAGAAGAGTCCCACCAAAAACGTCGTCGTTGGTCAGGTTAGGATCCTGAAGCGAGGCGAGGAGATCCCTAAGAAGACATTAGAATTGGTCGTGGAAAAGACAGATCTGGTTGTCGAAAAGACAGATCTGGTTGTCGAAAAGCCAGATCTGGTTTCCACTCAACGGATCGGACCAGATCCGTGTCTGATTCCGAGCCAGATCCGTCTCCCCGACCGCAAATCGAATAAGACCGTAGTCCCGTTTTACGCCGGTCCTGTGACCATGACCTCGCCGCCTCCGAGCGACGTCCCTCTCCCAGCCTTCTTCACCACGAAGAAGGACGCTACAAACCATATCATCAAGCTGCTTCGCCTAGACGTCGCATGTATGTCTCTCCAATGA
- the LOC106310007 gene encoding aspartate aminotransferase, chloroplastic: MASSMLSLGSTSLLPREINKDKLKLGTSGSNPFLKAKCFSRVTMSVAVKPSRFEGITMAPPDPILGVSEAFKADTNELKLNLGVGAYRTEELQPYVLNVVKKAENLMLERGDNKEYLPIEGLAAFNKATAELLFGAGHPVIKEQKVATIQGLSGTGSLRLAAALIERYFPGAKVLISAPTWGNHKNIFNDAKVPWSEYRYYDPKTIGLDFEGMIADIREAPEGSFILLHGCAHNPTGIDPTPEQWVKIADVIQEKNHIPFFDVAYQGFASGSLDEDAASVRLFAERGMEFFVAQSYSKNLGLYAERIGAINVVCSSADAATRVKSQLKRIARPMYSNPPVHGARIVANVVGDAAMFNEWKAEMEMMAGRIKTVRQQLYDSLVSKDKSGKDWSFILKQIGMFSFTGLNKAQSDNMTDKWHVYMTKDGRISLAGLSMAKCEYLADAIIDSHHNALLYWETPIEL; the protein is encoded by the exons ATGGCTTCATCAATGCTGTCTCTCGGTTCTACTTCTCTGCTACCTCGCGAGATTAACAAG GATAAGCTAAAGCTTGGAACTTCCGGTTCCAACCCCTTCCTGAAAGCAAAG TGTTTTAGTCGGGTGACCATGTCGGTTGCAGTGAAGCCTTCTCGCTTTGAGGGTATCACCATGGCTCCACCAGACCCTATTCTTGGCGTCAGCGAAGCTTTCAAAGCTGACACTAACGAGCTTAAGCTCAATCTCGGCGTTGGTGCTTATCGAACTGAAGAACTCCAGCCTTATGTCCTTAATGTTGTTAAAAAG GCGGAGAACCTGATGTTGGAGAGAGGAGATAATAAAGAG TATCTCCCAATAGAAGGGTTGGCTGCATTCAACAAGGCCACTGCTGAGCTGCTGTTTGGAGCTGGTCATCCTGTTATTAAAGAACAAAAA GTGGCAACAATTCAAGGTCTTTCCGGAACAGGTTCACTCCGACTAGCAGCGGCTCTTATCGAGCGTTATTTTCCTGGAGCTAAAGTTCTTATATCTGCACCAACATGGG GTAACCACAAGAACATCTTCAACGACGCCAAAGTTCCCTGGTCTGAATACCGCTACTATGACCCCAAAACAATCGGTTTGGATTTTGAAGGGATGATAGCTGATATAAGG GAAGCTCCAGAAGGATCATTCATACTGCTACACGGCTGCGCTCACAACCCGACCGGAATCGACCCAACGCCAGAGCAGTGGGTGAAAATTGCTGACGTCATTCAAGAAAAGAACCACATCCCATTTTTCGACGTTGCATACCAGGGCTTTGCTAGCGGAAGCCTTGATGAAGACGCAGCTTCCGTGAGACTATTTGCTGAGCGTGGGATGGAGTTTTTCGTCGCTCAGTCGTATAGTAAAAACTTGGGCCTTTATGCTGAAAGGATTGGTGCAATCAACGTCGTCTGCTCATCAGCCGATGCTGCTACAAG GGTGAAGAGCCAGTTGAAAAGGATAGCTAGGCCTATGTACTCGAACCCACCGGTTCACGGTGCGAGGATCGTGGCTAACGTCGTGGGAGATGCAGCTATGTTCAACGAGTGGAAAGCAGAGATGGAAATGATGGCGGGGAGGATTAAGACGGTGAGACAGCAGCTGTACGACAGCCTCGTTTCGAAGGATAAGAGCGGTAAGGACTGGTCGTTTATTCTGAAGCAGATTGGCATGTTCTCATTCACAGGTCTCAACAAGGCTCAG AGTGATAACATGACGGACAAGTGGCATGTGTACATGACTAAAGACGGGAGGATATCGTTGGCTGGATTGTCTATGGCAAAATGCGAGTACCTCGCTGATGCCATCATCGACTCGCACCATAAC GCATTGTTGTATTGGGAGACTCCCATCGAGTTATAG